Genomic segment of Oceanimonas sp. GK1:
AGTGAAAAAGGTCGGCCCCTACCGGGTGCCGCGCACCATGACCAGCACGGTGTCGGCCTGTATCGCCAGTTTTTTCAATATTCGCGGCCTTAATTATTCCATCGCCTCGGCCTGCGCCACCAGCGCCCACTGCATTGGCCATGCCTTTGAACAAATTCAGTTCGGCAAGCAGGACATTATTTTTGCCGGCGGCGCCGAGGCGGAAGACGTCAGCCAGAGCTGCATGTTCGACGCCATGGGCGCCTTTTCCACCGGCTACAACGAGAACCCTACCCGGGCCAGCCGGCCCTACGATCAGCACCGGGATGGCTTTGTGATCAGCGGTGGCGCCGGCGTGCTGGTGCTGGAAGAGCGGGAGCACGCCCTGGCCCGGGGGGCGCGCATCTACGGCGAAGTGGTCGGTTACGGCACTTCCTCCGACGGCCAGGACATGGTGTCGCCCTCGGGAGAAGGGGCCTTGAGAGCCATGCAAATGGCGCTGGCAGACTGTGCGCTGCCGGTGGACTACCTCAATACCCACGGCACCAGCACTCAGGCGGGGGATCTGGTGGAGATTGACGCGGCCCGGGATGCCTTTGGCGGCAAGCTGCCGCCGTTCAGCTCCACCAAGGCCCTGAGCGGCCATGCCCTGGGGGCGGCGGGGGCGCACGAGGCCATTTATTGCCTGCTGATGATGCGCGACCGGTTTCTGACGGCCTCGCACCATATCGAGCAGCTGGACGAGGCCCTGAAGGGGTCGCCCATTCTGCTCAATACCCTGATGGATGAGCCGGTGCACTGCGTGGTGTCCAACAGCTTTGGCTTTGGCGGCGCCAACGCCAGCCTGGTATTTGCCCGCGCCGACTGAAACCAAGGCTCAGGCGGGCAGGGCTTCACCCTGCAGGTGCCGAATAAAGTGGGCGAAGCTGGGGCTGATAAAGGCGCTGTTCCAGGCCGCAATGGTTTCCACCTGGTGCTCAATGCCTTCCAGCGGGATCAGGTGAATGTCTTTGCGGGTAAATTTGCGCACGCACTCGGTGTATACCGAAATGCCCATGTTGGCCGCCACCAGCCCGAAAATACCGGTGCTGGTGGTGGCTTCCTGCACGATATTGGGGGAAAAGCCCGCCTGCTGGCAGTTCTTGAGAAAGCGGCTGCGAAAGGCCCGCCAGCAATTGTCCGCGCCCAGAATAAACTTTTCATTCCTGAGCTCTTCCAGCCGCAGGCTGCTGCGCTCCGCCAGCGGATGGCGCTGGGGCAACACCACCAGCAGCCCTTCCACCGCGCAGGGGAGGGTTTCGATACCCGGCATGTTGAGCGGCCCTATCATGAAGCCGGCGTCGATGCTGCAGTCCTGCAGCGCCCGGTGCTGCTCGTGGGAGGGCATGTGGCTCAGCTCGATGGAGATATTGGGGTATTTTTCCTTGAACCGCTCGATGATGTCCGGCAGTACGCCGTTGATGGAAAAGTCGTTGTAGGCGATGGAAATATGGCCAATGTCCCCCTGGGAGGCAGCCTGGGCCAGGTGCACGCCCCGCTCCAGCACCCGCAGCCCTTCACGGCACTCGGCCAGCAACAGCCGGCCGGCTTCGGTCAGTGCCACCTGGCGGGTGGTGCGGGCCAGCAGCTCCACCCCTACGGATTCTTCCAGCCCCTTGATTAACCGGCTCAAGGCCGGCTGGGTAATAAACAGGCTGTCCGCCGCCTTCTTGAAATGCAACGACTCGGCCACGGCCATAAAGGCCTTGATATGGCGCAGATCGAATCTGAAGTTCATGCCCATGCTGAAACAGTCCTTGCGTTGGTTTATCGTCCATGACCGCCCTTTTTTCCTGAAAGGGCCGTTATGACCATAAAGACTGAACCCAAGGCTGTAAAGAGGGTCGCTCACGCGGCCATACAAAACGGGCGCCTCTCAATGGGCGCCCCTGCAAGGTCAGCTTACCTTGCGTGCCGGCTGACCGGCACGCTGCCGTTGCTGCCACTCGGGATCCAGGCCGATGTCCGCCTCGGACGGTGCCAGCGGCGCCTTGCCCCGGATCAGATCCGCGGCCCGCTCCGCCACCATGATGGTGGGAGCGTTGAGGTTGCCGTTGGGAATGGTGGGGAAGATGGACGAGTCCACCACCCGCAGGCCCGCTATGCCCCGCACTTTGGTTTCGGGGTCTACCACTGCCAGCTCGTCCGTGCCCATTTTGCAGGTACAGGAGGGGTGGTAAGCGCTTTCCACCGCCTGGCGCACAAAGGCATCGATTTGTTCGTCGGTGTGAATGTGTTCACCGGGCTGGATTTCCGCTTCCCGGTAGGGGTCCATCGCCGGCTGG
This window contains:
- a CDS encoding beta-ketoacyl synthase N-terminal-like domain-containing protein; the encoded protein is MRRVVITGMGIVSSLGNSLEEVTSSLKHGYSGIDINPAYRDAGLRSHVSGMLDADFSRINRKHRRFMGDAAAYAYLAMQDAIADAGLTPALVSHVKTGCVMGSGGGSSRDIVEANQLLASGGVKKVGPYRVPRTMTSTVSACIASFFNIRGLNYSIASACATSAHCIGHAFEQIQFGKQDIIFAGGAEAEDVSQSCMFDAMGAFSTGYNENPTRASRPYDQHRDGFVISGGAGVLVLEEREHALARGARIYGEVVGYGTSSDGQDMVSPSGEGALRAMQMALADCALPVDYLNTHGTSTQAGDLVEIDAARDAFGGKLPPFSSTKALSGHALGAAGAHEAIYCLLMMRDRFLTASHHIEQLDEALKGSPILLNTLMDEPVHCVVSNSFGFGGANASLVFARAD
- a CDS encoding LysR family transcriptional regulator, which gives rise to MNFRFDLRHIKAFMAVAESLHFKKAADSLFITQPALSRLIKGLEESVGVELLARTTRQVALTEAGRLLLAECREGLRVLERGVHLAQAASQGDIGHISIAYNDFSINGVLPDIIERFKEKYPNISIELSHMPSHEQHRALQDCSIDAGFMIGPLNMPGIETLPCAVEGLLVVLPQRHPLAERSSLRLEELRNEKFILGADNCWRAFRSRFLKNCQQAGFSPNIVQEATTSTGIFGLVAANMGISVYTECVRKFTRKDIHLIPLEGIEHQVETIAAWNSAFISPSFAHFIRHLQGEALPA